The proteins below come from a single Rosa rugosa chromosome 2, drRosRugo1.1, whole genome shotgun sequence genomic window:
- the LOC133734048 gene encoding auxin-responsive protein SAUR21-like, with protein MAIRVPGIMHAKQILRQSNLFVNKASSTSSVGVPKGYVAVYVGESERKRFVVPISFLSQPLFQELLSKAEEEYGYNYPTGGLTIPCREDIFIDLTSRLNGL; from the coding sequence ATGGCTATTCGAGTACCAGGAATCATGCATGCTAAGCAGATCTTGCGCCAGTCAAACTTGTTTGTGAACAAGGCGAGTTCAACGTCTTCTGTGGGAGTTCCAAAAGGATATGTCGCTGTGTACGTTGGAGAGAGTGAAAGAAAACGATTTGTGGTTCCGATATCGTTTTTGAGTCAGCCTTTGTTCCAAGAGCTGCTAAGTAAGGCGGAGGAGGAGTACGGGTACAACTATCCAACAGGCGGACTCACGATTCCTTGCAGAGAAGACATCTTCATTGACCTCACTTCTCGACTGAATGGATTGTGA